Proteins co-encoded in one Carassius carassius chromosome 35, fCarCar2.1, whole genome shotgun sequence genomic window:
- the LOC132115975 gene encoding ubiquitin-like modifier-activating enzyme 5: MATVEELKLRIRELENELIKSKQKQSDAEHHLRPKIDQMSAEVVDSNPYSRLMALKRMGIVQDYERIRSYAVAVVGVGGVGSVTAEMLARCGIGKLLLFDYDKVELANMNRLFFQPHQAGLSKVEAAEHTLRSINPDVAFESHNYNITTMDNFTHFMNRISHGGLEEGKPVDLVLSCVDNFEARVAINTACNELGQIWMESGVSENAVSGHIQLIIPGETACFACAPPLIVAANIDEKTLKRDGVCAASLPTTMGVVAGLLVQNVLKFLLGFGTVSYYLGYNAMQDFFPSMAMKANPQCDDRHCRRQQDEYKKKEVERPKQEVVQEEEEVVHEDNEWGIELVSEVSEAELQDASGPVPDLPEGITVAYTIPEKDGASGETVEETDQSLEELMAQMRKM, from the exons atggcAACCGTTGAGGAACTGAAGCTGCGAATCCGTGAGTTAGAAAATGAACTAATTAAATCCAAACAGAAGCAAAGTGATGCTGAACATCACCTTAGACCAAAGATTGATCAAATGAGTGCTGAAGTCGTAGACTCAAATCCATACAG TCGTCTGATGGCACTCAAAAGAATGGGCATAGTTCAAGACTACGAG AGGATCCGCTCGTATGCTGTTGCTGTGGTGGGAGTGGGAGGAGTGGGCAGTGTCACTGCAGAAATGCTCGCCAGATGTGGCATTGGTAAG TTGCTGCTGTTTGACTATGATAAGGTGGAGTTGGCCAACATGAACCGGCTCTTCTTCCAGCCACATCAGGCAGGGCTCAGTAAAGTTGAGGCTGCAGAACACACTCTTAG GAGCATTAATCCAGATGTTGCTTTTGAGAGCCACAATTACAACATCACCACAATGGACAACTTCACGCATTTCATGAACCGCATTAG TCACGGAGGACTCGAGGAGGGAAAGCCAGTGGATTTGGTCCTCAGTTGTGTTGATAACTTTGAGGCTCGGGTGGCCATTAATACG GCATGTAATGAATTGGGTCAGATCTGGATGGAGTCGGGTGTCAGTGAGAATGCCGTTTCTGGACACATTCAGCTCATCATCCCTGGAGAAACTGCTTGTTTTGCT tgtgCACCTCCTCTCATAGTGGCTGCAAATATCGACGAGAAGACGTTGAAAAGGGACGGGGTTTGTGCTGCCAGTCTGCCCACCACAATGGGAGTGGTCGCCGGGCTCCTTGTGCAGAACGTCCTGAA ATTTCTGTTGGGGTTTGGGACAGTGAGTTATTACCTGGGCTATAATGCCATGCAGGATTTCTTCCCGAGCATGGCAATGAAGGCCAACCCACAGTGTGACGACAGACACTGCAGACGACAACAGGACGAGTACAAG AAAAAAGAAGTAGAGCGGCCAAAGCAGGAAGTGGTACAGGAAGAAGAGGAAGTGGTGCATGAGGACAATGAATGGG GCATTGAGCTGGTTTCAGAGGTGTCAGAGGCAGAGCTTCAGGACGCATCGGGACCGGTACCAGATCTGCCTGAGGGCATTACTGTAGCCTACACCATACCTGAGAAA GATGGAGCGTCAGGGGAGACGGTGGAGGAAACCGATCAGAGTTTAGAAGAGCTGATGGCTCAGATGAGAAAGATGTAA